A window of the Ostrea edulis chromosome 1, xbOstEdul1.1, whole genome shotgun sequence genome harbors these coding sequences:
- the LOC125652582 gene encoding uncharacterized protein LOC125652582 produces the protein MNLTGLNISTDLVLDAKWSYSWKILTFASVFLCIFLVIGVLNGLLFVHYRKRTIKLRDVFLLVTYTEITNISSFLSMALLLFEHASQYSDLVRSFSFPFLINCFCLTQVIILRLTRLHVRPIQYNGIKCVLFSTCGMLLITSTLQILKSMNSFDMDLLIISDVSFMCYALYHMLCFICGAPKLFKYTQELRNVKREISMHTLSKRNYSSREPSMRRVKAPRLRHCGNLVKLVSDSESSECLTEHTKSSTVECNTCRHVSPHRLVSKSPACNFTKRDKVKRKSDTNLFYESNEEIFSLKIRMDSEGKADRTSGHRSMSFPREGSDLTPLTLKIPRSCCNLHKSDTLTVNDHTAFKNNVSPASSNSSGITRTSRRNLGSGYVADSEIISVNSEGSDKSQQPEVQSPFATTLPNSLSFLSFYRVQQGCLLHRLLCICYTLTLILGISSLIKIWHVYSFWRLQEEKDIHNQLTIRCFDRLMDVCVVLLTTSAVRLVVRHRTNRRRKPDMLKTESNTVT, from the exons ATGAACCTAACGGGACTAAATATTTCGACCGATTTGGTTCTAGATGCGAAGTGGAGCTATTCCTGGAAAATTTTAACCTTTGCGTCAGTATTTCTCTGCATATTTCTTGTGATCGGAGTGTTAAATGGACTTTTATTTGTACACTATAGGAAAAGGACAATCAAATTACGGGATGTGTTTCTGTTAGTCACATACACAGAAATAACAAACATTTCTTCCTTTCTTTCAATGGCGCTTCTCCTATTTGAACACGCAAGTCAATACTCTGATTTGGTACGAAGTTTCTCTTTTCCTTTTCTCATCAATTGTTTCTGTCTGACACAGGTGATCATTCTCAGACTTACTCGTCTTCATGTTCGGCCTATTCAGTACAACGGGATCAAGTGTGTTCTTTTCTCAACTTGCGGTATGCTTTTGATAACGTCAACTCTCCAAATCCTAAAATCCATGAATTCCTTCGATATGGATCTCCTAATTATATCGGATGTGTCTTTCATGTGCTATGCTTTATATCACATGCTGTGTTTTATTTGTGGTGCACcaaaactttttaaatacaCACAGGAATTACGGAATGTTAAGCGCGAAATTAGTATGCATACCctttcaaaaagaaattattcgTCCAGAGAGCCGTCTATGAGACGAGTTAAAGCTCCTCGACTTAGGCATTGTGGGAACTTAGTGAAATTGGTGAGTGACTCTGAATCTTCCGAATGCTTGACTGAGCATACTAAGTCATCGACTGTGGAATGCAATACTTGTAGACATGTTTCGCCTCACAGACTAGTTTCTAAATCACCAGCCTGTAACTTTACAAAACGTGATAAAGTGAAACGAAAGTCAGACACGAATTTATTCTATGAATCTAATGAGGAGATATTTTCTTTAAAGATTCGAATGGACTCTGAGGGAAAAGCCGATCGTACGAGTGGCCATAGGTCAATGTCATTTCCCCGAGAAGGGTCTGACCTTacacctttgaccttaaaaattCCACGATCTTGTTGTAATTTACATAAATCAGATACCTTAACTGTCAATGATCATACAGCTTTTAAGAATAACGTAAGTCCTGCTTCCTCAAACAGTTCAGGTATTACAAGAACTAGCAGGAGAAACCTTGGCAGCGGTTACGTTGCTGACAGCGAGATAATAAGTGTGAACTCTGAGGGTAGTGATAAAAGTCAGCAGCCGGAAGTGCAGTCCCCATTTGCCACCAccttgcccaattctctatcaTTCCTAAGTTTCTATCGTGTACAGCAAGGCTGTCTGCTTCACAGACTACTGTGCATATGCTATACATTAACACTGATACTTGGTATATCCTCGTTGATCAAGATCTGGCATGTCTACAGCTTTTGGAGACTACAAGAAGAGAAGGACATCCATAATCAGTTGACAATACGATGTTTTGACAg GTTGATGGATGTCTGCGTTGTCCTGCTGACTACGAGTGCAGTTCGACTGGTTGTTCGGCATAGAACTAATCGGAGACGAAAACCCGACATGTTAAAGACAGAATCTAACACTGTCACGTGA